A window from Seriola aureovittata isolate HTS-2021-v1 ecotype China chromosome 14, ASM2101889v1, whole genome shotgun sequence encodes these proteins:
- the LOC130181903 gene encoding inhibitor of nuclear factor kappa-B kinase subunit alpha-like, whose translation MERTALRQSQLCGSWEMKERLGMGGFGHVYLYQHIELGDKIAVKLCRLELNSKNKDRWSREIQIMKKLNHVNVVQAREVPEELSSIAINDLPLLAMEYCSRGDLRKVLNKPENCCGLKESEVLSLLSDIGSGIQYLHENKIIHRDLKPENIVLQEIGEKLVHKIIDLGYAKDLDQGSLCTSFVGTLQYLAPELFESKPYTVTVDYWSFGTVIFECTCGFRPFLHHMQPVQWTSKVKNKGPKDIMAVEDMNGEVRFSTHLPYPNNLSRPLLEPVETLLQMLLLWDPAMRGGGLDPERNKPNCYTTLQNILNTKVIHVLDMTSAQLHSLVLGAEESLHSLQLRLETHTQTRISPLSQELLLDTGISLDPRRPPAHCLPDGLQGWDSSIVFLFDKSLTKYSGPLTARPLPDSVNFIVRETKTQLPLSALRKVWGEAVSYICGLKEDYIRLYQGQKSAMLSLLRYNTNLTRYKNLLFSQSQQLRAKLAFFKTSIQHDLEQYTKQRHTGISSEKMLKTWQENEEKADGFTKVADVGYLDEEIVALHSEIVELQRSPFARRQGDVMEQLEEKAIELYKQLKAKCKSPDPPHGYSDSSDMVKTILQTVQNQDRVLKDLYTHLSTILVCKQRIVDLFPKLERAVENIKTAEAAVMQMQMKRQKEFWYLLKIACAQSNSPSQPLMQRPTDSETVHQLLDENQRYLNQLTSLLQDATQEMDFSVMDQDWSWTQYRAVKAQPQKL comes from the exons ATGGAGCGGACTGCACTCAGACAGAGCCAGCTCTGTGGCTCCtgggagatgaaggagagacTTGGGATGGGAGGTTTTGGACACGTCTACCTGTACCAACACATT GAGCTGGGAGACAAGATCGCTGTGAAACTTTGTCGCCTGGAGCTGAACTCCAAGAACAAAGACCGCTGGAGCAGAGAGATCCAGATCATGAAGAA GCTGAACCATGTGAACGTTGTCCAGGCCAGAGAAGTACCGGAGGAGTTGAGCTCCATTGCTATAAATGATCTACCTCTATTGGCCATGGAGTACTGCTCAAGAGGAGACCTACGCAAG GTGCTGAATAAACCAGAAAACTGTTGTGGGCTAAAGGAAAGTGAAGTCCTCTCGCTGCTCAGTGACATTG GTTCTGGTATCCAGTATCTCCATGAAAACAAGATCATTCACAGAGACCTTAAGCCAGAGAACATAGTTCTGCAGGAGATCGGTGAGAAG CTTGTCCATAAAATCATAGATCTGGGTTACGCCAAAGACCTAGATCAGGGCAGTCTCTGCACATCATTTGTTGGAACTCTCCAGTATCTG GCTCCAGAGCTGTTTGAGAGTAAACCCTACACTGTAACTGTGGACTACTGGAGTTTTGGGACAGTGATCTTTGAATGTACTTGTGGCTTTCGCCCCTTTTTACACCACATGCAGCCTGTACAGTG GACAAGTAAAGTCAAGAACAAAGGCCCAAAGGACATCATGGCAGTAGAGGACATGAATGGAGAAGTCAGATTCTCCACACATCTGCCATATCCCAACAATCTCAGCAG GCCACTGCTGGAGCCCGTTGAGACTCTACTACAGATGTTGTTACTGTGGGACCCTGCAATGCGTGGTGGAGGGCTGGATCCTGAGAGAAACAAGCCGAACTGCTACACTACTCTTCAGAATATTCTCAACACGAAG GTGATTCATGTGTTGGACATGACGTCAGCCCAGCTGCACTCCTTGGTTTTGGGAGCTGAGGAGAGCTTACACTCCCTGCAGCTTCgtctggagacacacacacagacacgcattTCCCCGCTGAGtcaagagctgctgctggacacgGGAATCTCCCTCGACCCACGCAGACCACCCGCACACTGTCTGCCAGATGGATTG CAAGGCTGGGACAGCTCCATAGTCTTCCTGTTTGATAAGAGCCTGACCAAGTACTCTGGACCACTGACTGCCAGACCTCTGCCAGACAGTGTCAACTTTATAG TCAGGGAGACCAAGACACAGCTCCCACTGTCTGCACTGAGAAAGGTGTGGGGGGAAGCAGTCAGCTACATTTGCGGACTGAAAGAGGACTACATTCGCCTGTACCAGGGACAGAAATCTGCCAT gcTGAGTCTGCTGCGTTATAACACCAACCTAACGCGGTACAAGAACCTGCTGTTCTCCCAGTCACAGCAGCTCCGAGCCAAACTGGCTTTCTTTAAGACCAGCATCCAGCACGACCTTGAGCAGTACACCAAGCAGAGGCACACCGGCATCT CTTCAGAAAAAATGTTGAAGACATGgcaggaaaatgaagaaaaggctGATGGGTTTACAAAG GTTGCAGATGTGGGGTATCTGGATGAAGAGATCGTGGCTCTACATTCTGAGATTGTGGAATTGCAGAGGAGTCCATTTGCGAGGAGACAAGGGGATGTAATGGAACAGCT tgagGAAAAGGCTATTGAACTCTACAAGCAACTAAAAGCTAAATGCAAAA GTCCTGACCCTCCACATGGCTACAGTGACAGCTCAGACATGGTGAAGACCATACTCCAAACGGTTCAGAACCAGGACAGAGTGCTGAAAGACTTGTACACTCACCTGAG TACAATTCTGGTGTGTAAGCAGCGCATCGTTGATTTGTTCCCTAAGTTGGAGAGGGCTGTAGAGAACATAAAAACTGCAGAAGCAGCAgtgatgcagatgcagatgaaGCGACAGAAAGAGTTCTGGTATCTCCTCAAGATTGCCTGT GCCCAGAGCAATTCTCCATCGCAGCCACTTATGCAACGACCCACTGACAG tgaAACTGTTCATCAATTACTGGATGAGAATCAGCGTTACCTGAATCAGTTAACTTCTCTGCTGCAAGACGCCACCCAGGAGATGGACTTCAGTGTTATG GATCAGGACTGGAGCTGGACTCAGTACAGAGCAGTGAAAGCTCAACCTCAGAAGCTGTAA
- the erlin1 gene encoding erlin-1 has product MTMPHVGAVFATIAGVMAIMLHSSIHKIEEGHLAVYYRGGALLTSPNGPGYHIMLPFITTYRSVQTTLQTDEIKNVPCGTSGGVMIYFDRIEVVNMLVPSAVVDIVRNYTADYDKTLIFNKIHHELNQFCSVHTLQEVYIELFDIIDENLKTALQKDLNVMAPGLTIQAVRVTKPKIPEAIRRNFELMEAEKTRLLITAQTQKVVEKEAETERKKAIIEAQKVAQVAEIHFQQKVMEKETEKKISEIEDSAFLAREKAKADAEYYTAAKFAEANMMKLTPEYLELMKYQAIAGNSKIYFGQDIPNMFVEGTNSPPKTVHSPDLPNVETDKKRRKLDGQ; this is encoded by the exons ATGACGATGCCGCATGTAGGGGCAGTGTTTGCAACAATAGCAGGAGTGATGGCCATCATGTTGCACTCCTCCATTCACAAGATAGAGGAAGGACACCTCGCTGTGTACTACAG GGGTGGGGCATTGCTGACTTCTCCCAACGGTCCTGGATATCACATTATGCTGCCTTTCATTACCACCTACAGATCAGTGCAG acTACTCTCCAAACTGATGAGATCAAGAATGTGCCTTGTGGAACAAG TGGTGGGGTGATGATCTATTTTGACAGAATAGAGGTTGTTAACATGCTGGTCCCTTCAGCAG TGGTCGACATTGTGAGGAACTACACTGCAGATTATGACAAAACTCTAATTTTCAACAAGATTCACCACGAACTTAACCAGTTCTGCAGCGTCCACACGCTACAGGAGGTCTACATTGAGCTGTTTG ACATCATAGATGAGAACCTGAAGACTGCGTTGCAGAAAGATCTGAATGTTATGGCACCTGGACTTACAATACAG GCAGTGCGTGTTACCAAGCCAAAGATCCCTGAGGCTATCAGGAGGAACTTTGAACTCAT ggaaGCAGAGAAGACTCGTCTGTTGATAACAGCTCAGACTCAGAAGGTGGTGGAAAAGGAAGCCGAGACTGAAAGGAAGAAGGCCATTATTG AGGCTCAGAAAGTGGCTCAGGTAGCAGAGATCCATTTCCAGCAGAAGGTGATGGAGAAAGAGACGGAGAAAAAGATCTCTGAAATAGAGG ACTCTGCCTTTCTGGCCAGGGAGAAGGCTAAGGCTGACGCAGAGTATTACACTGCTGCCAAGTTTGCTGAAGCaaacatg ATGAAGTTAACCCCAGAGTACCTGGAGCTGATGAAGTACCAGGCCATAGCAGGTAACAGTAAGATCTACTTTGGCCAGGACATCCCTAACATGTTTGTAGAGGGAACCAACAGTCCGCCTAAGACCGTGCACTCCCCTGATCTGCCCAATGTTGAAACGgacaagaaaagaagaaagctAGACGGGCAGTGA
- the plaua gene encoding plasminogen activator, urokinase a encodes MNQFFILVILAAVSVNMAYSRRRSLKHRDIDDEMCQSGDGSSYRGYVSSPMYSRKCLSWSRVKHSWGALEGVGPHNYCRNPDRSLMPWCFVRKGRRIVREFCSIPRCSTETIKLPTAVDTELTCGERSERKMHRIVGGSFTAIDSHPWVAAIYHKGRFLCGGSLIAPCWVVTAAHCFIQTEEIKTENLFVYLGKTAINETDADKEQSFFVKKLINHQEYNKSNYNNDIALLMIKGINGGCAVKSASARTVCLPPSHTHLPAGFQCSVAGFGKEKYGAWRYSQFLKQGEVKLLSRTDCKREPHYKELFTNNMICAASPDWSTDACEGDSGGPLVCEVSGRMFLFGVVSWGENCAEKNKPGVYTQVTNYNNWIAEKTGLQKYTKGKMYPTK; translated from the exons ATGAATCAGTTCTTCATCCTTGTCATCCTTGCAGCAGTCAGTGTGAACATG GCTTATTCACGCAGACGGTCACTAAAACATCGGGACATCGATGATG AGATGTGTCAGTCTGGAGACGGGAGCAGTTACAGGGGATATGTTTCCAGTCCGATGTACAGCCGCAAGTGCCTCAGCTGGAGCAGGGTTAAACATTCCTGGGGAGCTTTGGAAGGAGTTGGCCCTCATAATTACTGCAG GAATCCTGACCGGAGCTTGATGCCGTGGTGCTTTGTCCGAAAAGGGAGGAGGATTGTGAGAGAATTCTGCAGTATTCCCAGAT GTTCTacagaaacaataaaacttCCAACAGCTGTTGATACAG AGCTGACATGTGGTGAGAGGTCCGAGCGGAAGATGCATAGAATTGTGGGAGGTTCTTTCACAGCCATAGATTCGCACCCGTGGGTGGCTGCTATCTATCACAAGGGCAGGTTCCTCTGTGGCGGGTCCCTCATCGCGCCTTGCTGGGTTGTCACAGCTGCACACTGCTTCATTCAaac cGAGGAGATCAAAACTGAGAATCTGTTTGTATACCTGGGGAAGACTGCCATCAATGAAACAGATGCCGACAAGGAGCAGAGCTTCTTTGTGAAAAAACTGATCAACCACCAAGAATATAACAAGTCCAACTACAACAACGACATAG CGCTGTTGATGATCAAAGGCATAAATGGAGGATGTGCAGTGAAGTCGGCGTCAGCACGGACAGTGTGTCTTCCTCCATCTCACACTCATCTTCCTGCGGGATTTCAATGCAGCGTCGCAGGATTTGGGAAGGAGAAATACG GGGCGTGGCGCTACTCACAGTTTCTTAAACAGGGCGAGGTGAAGCTGCTCTCCCGGACTGACTGTAAAAGAGAACCGCACTACAAAGAGCTCTTCACCAACAATATGATTTGTGCTGCGAGCCCTGACTGGAGCACCGATGCCTGCGAG GGTGACTCTGGTGGTCCGCTGGTGTGTGAAGTGTCAGGCCGGATGTTTCTGTTCGGGGTGGTGAGCTGGGGTGAAAACTGTGCCGAGAAAAACAAACCAGGTGTTTACACGCAAGTCACCAACTATAACAACTGGATCGCAGAGAAAACAGGGCTCCAAAAATATACTAAAGGAAAAATGTATCCCACAAAATGA